A section of the Babesia microti strain RI chromosome I, complete genome genome encodes:
- a CDS encoding Cathepsin E-B (overlaps_old_locusTagID:BBM_I02485), producing the protein MMLFLLLQCATISLAKNSCRGTGVIDVLERQRCVNSRSSNFLESQLFSMPTHYVQLYTKTSSFENAKKLHQMLIREDPASIEELINFHNSQYFGKIKVGTPGKDFVVVFDTGSSQLWIPSIKCSDGCENHERFDPKNSTTYKSQNGDNGDKAISSIKYGSGECVLELGYDEVRVGNLVVKNQSIGLALKESKHPFGDLPFDGLVGLGLPEIGSNGSFDDKNSPLMDSIKHQNLLKNNIFAFYMSEDTNINGALSFGSVDPKHIKPGHVPLWFPLISTDYWEVAIEDILIDDKSFGACGDNGCKAAVDTGSSLITTPSILALELYDRIKAASDCSNYTELPKISIMMKTVDGKTAMLDLDRDDYMFKDEENSECLMGIIPMDVPMPRGPLIVLGTNFIRRYLAIFDRDKLRIGLVAANRKKVKVKA; encoded by the exons ATGATGTTGTTTTTATTGTTGCAATGtgcaacaatttcattagCTAAGAATTCTTGTAGAGGAACGGGCGTGATTGATGTACTTGAAAGACAACGATGTGTGAATTCTAGAAGCTCTAATTTCCTGGAGTCACAACTTTTTAGTATGCCAACACATTATGTACAACTTTATACCAAAACATCATCATTTGAAAATGCAAAAAAGCTTCACCAAATGCTCATAAGGGAAGATCCGGCGTCTATTGAAgagttaattaattttcaCAATTCGCAATACTTTGGCAAGATCAAAGTTGGGACGCCAGGGAAGGATTTTGTTGTT GTTTTTGACACCGGTTCATCGCAGCTATGGATACCCTCAATCAAATGCAG CGATGGTTGTGAAAATCATGAACGATTTGatccaaaaaattcaacaaCTTATAAGTCACAAAATGGAG ACAACGGGGATAAGgcaatatcatcaattaaG tATGGCTCTGGTGAATGCG TTCTGGAACTAGGTTATGATGAAGTTAGGGTTGGCAATCT gGTTGTAAAGAATCAATCCATAGGATTGGCTTTAAAGG AAAGCAAACATCCTTTCGGTGATCTTCCTTTTGATGGATTGGTTGGTCTGGGTCTACCTGAAA TTGGAAGCAATGGTTCATTCGACGATAAAAATTCCCCATTAATGGATTCTATCAAACATCAA AACTTGTTgaaaaataacatatttgCTTTTTACATGTCTGAAGATACTAATAT TAATGGCGCGTTGTCATTTGGTTCAGTAGATCCCAAACACATCAAGCCCGGGCATGTTCCGCTTTGGTTCCCACTCATATCAACAG ATTATTGGGAAGTGGCAATTGAAGACATtttaattgatgataaatcatttggAGCTTGTGGTGACAATGGCTGCAAAGCAGCGGTAGACACTGGATCTTCACTA ATAACTACTCCTTCGATACTTGCACTTGAGCTTTATGACCGGATAAAAGCGGCTTCTGATTGCTCAAACTACACTGAACTTCCAAAGATATCAATTATGATGAAAACTGTTGATGGAAAAACTGCAATGCTAGACCTTGACCGTGATGATTACATGTTTAAGGATGAAGAA AATTCCGAATGCCTTATGGGTATTATACCAATGGATGTACCTATGCCCAGGGGGCCGCTAATCGTGTTGggaacaaattttattagGAGATACTTGGCCATTTTTGACCGCGACAAGTTGAGAATCGGATTGGTGGCTGCTAATAGAAAGAAAGTTAAAGTGAAAGCTTGA
- a CDS encoding 2-C-methyl-D-erythritol 4-phosphate cytidylyltransferase (overlaps_old_locusTagID:BBM_I02480): MRPHFPLSSTYVFLYFTACITANESLFLNPKKSSISVIFTCGGRGLRYQDSGGTGIKQFNCVNNVPIYLFSFYELLKYPNIKHIILATHRNKFTDIFHDLQTRLPLLNGRKADSIQQNPKLFPQNNNHFYYYKERIIVKSDPDWQNIEKLYNKQIPPFTVVKITICDAGTSRKLTVINGLKHLNKDSDIVLIHDSARPLIHTIDLDKMIATACKKGSAVPFIKINDSIKQHLDYKLIENGDVDRDLFVLIQTPQAFKSNLIKCAYETAAEYDMEYPDCSRYVEIYCNKKIYLVPGHQFNMKITTLSDYNIVKHLLIEKYFKTNNQM, translated from the coding sequence ATGCGCCCCCATTTCCCCCTTTCTTCAACCtatgtatttttgtattttacCGCGTGTATCACAGCAAATGAATCACTCTTTCTCAACCCCAAAAAATCTTCAATATCAGTAATATTTACTTGTGGAGGAAGAGGACTGCGGTACCAAGACTCGGGTGGCACAGgaataaaacaatttaattgtgtaaACAATGTGCCAATATATCTATTCTCCTTTTATGAACTACTAAAGTATCCAAATATTAAGCATATTATTTTGGCAACTCATAGGAATAAGTTTACAGACATATTTCATGATCTACAGACCAGGTTGCCACTGCTAAATGGTAGAAAGGCGGATTCCATACAACAAAACCCCAAATTATTCCCACAAAATAACAATCACTTCTACTATTACAAGGAACGAATCATTGTTAAATCAGATCCCGATTGgcaaaatattgaaaaactATACAATAAACAGATACCCCCCTTTACTGTGGTAAAGATAACTATATGTGATGCTGGTACGTCAAGGAAATTGACAGTGATTAATGGCCTAAAGCACTTAAATAAGGATTCTGACATAGTACTAATTCACGACTCTGCCAGACCCCTGATTCACACCATTGACCTGGACAAAATGATCGCAACAGCCTGCAAAAAAGGTTCTGCTGTACCTTTcataaaaatcaatgacTCCATCAAACAACACTTAGATTATAAACTGATTGAAAACGGAGATGTTGACCGGGATTTATTTGTGTTAATACAGACCCCGCAAGCATTTAAGtccaatttgataaaatgtGCTTATGAAACTGCCGCTGAATATGACATGGAATACCCTGATTGTTCACGTTATGTCGAAATatattgcaataaaaaGATCTATTTGGTCCCAGGACACCAGTTTAATATGAAGATTACTACTTTAAGtgattataatattgttaagCATTTGCTTATTgagaaatatttcaaaactaataatcaaatgtaG
- a CDS encoding conserved protein, unknown function (overlaps_old_locusTagID:BBM_I02490), whose protein sequence is MSRALRSNWKGLSSFVNESVSTAWNEIKSCDGALQNVIDNNRSGTVTKIDWSQWKERIGNPKLLEAFESNYNCLISLLDKIPQPILKYCEVLKRAEEESGKSAEEAMRLIEDGVKALWISNHNPPVWKIDPNEWLESDQYWQAYIEKHAVFAPHIDSLDPESPAEIEARRQKWQTNVAKFNERTDTPILYDYMNHLPTWEYYDINRKQFYQHMSYFLNLTGEDFRHFPDIPKWQWITHCEDLNFKLFAVQHRRKVEKQLTTKSRHVSNDLEPEEGHCEETHEMAFLSSEKERSEEALIYLLSNYAFLSDPYIPFENLFQLELIKSRFGDGKLFSFGEDVDVLFFLPNKALSTVSPKKCFHLYLDHLVMNGVRLNPSYAQYLDNTFDVIQQRGPNWLTLPGESVREAFIRRLRADDPMRQHFEKYIVELEDRMANATEVEESEISVKFIK, encoded by the exons ATGTCTAGAGCGTTGCGGTCTAACTGGAAAGGTCTTTCATCATTCGTCAACGAAAGCGTTTCTACTGCTTGGAATGAAATTAAGTCGTGCGATGGAGCCTTGCAAAATGTGATAGATAATAATCGCAGTGGCACAGTCACAAAGATTGATTGGTCACAATGGAAAGAACGGATCGGCAACCCAAAGTTATTAGAGGCATTTGAatctaattataattgtcTAATATCATTGTTAGATAAAATTCCCCAACCAATATTGAAGTATTGTGAGGTATTAAAACGAGCTGAGGAAGAATCCGGTAAATCGGCAGAAGAAGCTATGAGACTTATTGAAGACGGAGTAAAGGCCCTGTGGATATCTAATCATAATCCTCCTGTATGGAAAATAGACCCTAATGAG TGGTTAGAATCAGATCAATATTGGCAGGCGTATATAGAAAAACATGCCGTTTTTGCGCCACACATAGATTCTTTAGATCCAGAATCTCCGGCTGAAATTGAG GCTCGCAGACAAAAATGGCAAACAAACGTCGCTAAATTTAACGAACGTACGGATACGCCCATTTTGTATGATTATATGAACCACTTGCCTACGTGGGAATATTACGACATCAATCGTAAACAATTCTACCAACATATGTCATATTTTCTAAATCTAACAGGAGAGGATTTTAGGCATTTTCCCGATATTCCAAAATGGCAATGGATCACCCATTGTGAAGATTTGAACTTCAAATTGTTCGCCGTTCAGCATAGAAGGAAGGTTGAGAAGCAATTAACCACAAAGTCTAGACATGTTTCCAATGATTTAGAGCCTGAAGAGGGCCATTGTGAAGAAACACATGAAATGGCTTTTCTCAGTTCAGAAAAAGAGAGATCTGAAGAGGCACTAATCTACTTGCTCAGTAACTATGCATTTTTAAGTGACCCATATATCccatttgaaaatttgttccAATTGGAGTTAATTAAATCCAGATTTGGTGATGGTAAATTGTTTTCCTTTGGTGAAGACGTGGATGTGTTGTTTTTTTTGCCAAACAAGGCACTAAGCACAGTTTCACCTAAAAAGTGCTTCCACCTATACCTT GACCACCTAGTGATGAACGGAGTACGTCTAAACCCATCATACGCACAATACTTGGATAATACATTTGATGTTATACAACAGAGAGGACCAAATTG GTTGACACTACCCGGGGAAAGTGTTAGAGAAGCTTTCATAAGGAGACTAAGGGCAGATGATCCGATGAGACAACACTTTGAAAAGTATATAGTCGAGCTTGAGGATAGAATGGCAAATGCAACAGAAGTAGAGGAGAGTGAAATTAGTGTCAagtttataaaataa